The Lates calcarifer isolate ASB-BC8 linkage group LG14, TLL_Latcal_v3, whole genome shotgun sequence genome has a segment encoding these proteins:
- the LOC108888791 gene encoding uncharacterized protein LOC108888791 isoform X9 → MMFSSEVYNMDYGLIIFLLTGALVSVASAQTRQYHFVSTPLNWTEAQSFCRQVYTDLATIENTADVSAVNATTSNYTGQAWIGLYDDLVNSWRWSLDNSSFYGEGETEFRNWDLNPVQPNNQLGQQYCVVLYGGRLGTWGDTECSMELQFVCYAGIENGTLVYVIIDNQVNWTQAQRFCRENYVDLASIRNQTENDIITSISNGRFVWIGLYRNNLWSDGSTSLFRNWAAGQPDSGTDNCFTTSFSGSGQWSDDDCSLSLPFICFRTIPPNAEGFRSTGQDETSITLQWNKVNNNVSYILQFDGTEINITAPDGDGPVTHTVSSLTAGTKYTFTLFSVFEDVRSSGVSFTAVTVPSNAGGFRSTGQDETSITLQWNKVNNNVSFTLQFDGTEINITAPDGDGPVTHTVSSLTAATKYTFTLFSVFEDVRSSGVSVTAVTAPSNTGGFRSTGQDETSITLQWNKVNNNVSFTLQFDGTEINITAPDGDGPVTHTVSSLTAGTKYTFTLFSVFEDVRSSGVSVTAVTAPSNTGGFRSTGQDETSITLQWNKVNNNVSFTLQFDGTEINITAPDGDGPVTHTVSSLTAGTKYTFTLFSVFEDVRSSGVSVTAVTAPSNTGGFRSTGQDETSITLQWNKVNNNVSFTLQFDGTEINITAPDGDGPVTHTVSSLTAGTKYTFTLFSVFEDVRSSGVSVTAVTAPSNTGGFRSTGQDETSITLQWNKVNNNVSFTLQFDGTEINITAPDGDGPVTHTVSSLTAGTKYTFTLFSVFEDVRSSGVSVTAVTAPSNTGGFRSTGQDETSITLQWNKVNNNVSFTLQFDGTEINITAPDGDGPVTHTISSLTAGTKYTFTLFSVFEDVRSSGVSVTAVTAPSNTGGFRSTGQDETSITLQWNKVNNNVSFTLQFDGTEINITAPDGDGPVTHTVSSLTAGTKYTFTLFSVFEDVRSSGVSVTAVTAPSNTGGFRSTGQDETSITLQWNKVNNNVSFTLQFDGTEINITAPDGDGPVTHTVSSLTAGTKYTFTLFSVFEDVRSSGVSVTAVTAPSNTGGFRSTGQDETSITLQWNKVNNNVSFTLQFDGTEINITAPDGDGPVTHTVSSLTAGTKYTFTLFSVFEDVRSSGVSVTAVTAPSNTGGFRSTGQDETSITLQWNKVNNNVSFTLQFDGTEINITAPDGDGPVTHTVSSLTAGTKYTFTLFSVFEDVRSSGVSVTAVTAPSNTGGFRSTGQDETSITLQWNKVNNNVSFTLQFDGTEINITAPDGDGPVTHTISSLTAGTKYTFTLFSVFEDVRSSGVSVTAVTAPSNTGGFRSTGQDETSITLQWNKVNNNVSFTLQFDGTEINITAPDGDGPVTHTVSSLTAGTKYTFTLFSVFEDVRSSGVSVTAVTAPSNAGNFRSTGQDETSITLQWNKVNNNVSYILQFDGTEINITAPDGDGPVTHTVSSLTAGTKYTFTLFSVLEDIRSSGVSFTAVTAPSNTGGFRSTGQDETSITLQWNKVNNNVSFTLQFDGTEINITAPDGDGPVTHTVSSLTAGTKYTFTLFSVFEDVRSSGVSVTAVTAPSNTGGFRSTGQDETSITLQWNKVNNNVSFTLQFDGTEINITAPDGDGPVTHTVSSLTAGTKYTFTLFSVFEDIRSSGVSFTAVTAPSNAGNFRSTGQDETSITLQWNKVNNNVSYILQFDGTEINITAPDGDGPVTHTVSSLTAGTKYTFTLFSVFEDVRSSGVSFTAVTGEILNFFSVLLM, encoded by the exons ATGATG ttttcttCAGAGGTTTATAACATGGATTATGGGCTGATCATCTTTTTGCTCACAG gaGCATTGGTCAGTGTTGCCTCTGCCCAAACTCGTCAGTATCACTTTGTGAGCACGCCACTGAACtggactgaagctcagagctTCTGCCGACAGGTCTATACTGACCTGGCCACCATagaaaacacagctgatgtCAGTGCCGTTAATGCTACTACATCAAACTACACAG GCCAGGCTTGGATAGGTCTCTATGATGATTTGGTAAACAGCTGGAGATGGTCCCTGGATAACAGCAGCTTCTAtggagaaggagaaacagagtTTAGAAATTGGGATTTGAATCCTGTTCAGCCCAACAATCAACTAGGACAACAGTACTGTGTGGTATTATATGGTGGCCGTTTGGGCACATGGGGAGACACTGAATGCAGCATGGAACTTCAGTTTGTGTGCTATGCTG GCATAGAAAATGGCACACTGGTCTATGTTATAATTGACAATCAGGTGAATTGGACTCAAGCTCAGAGATTCTGCAGGGAGAATTATGTTGACCTAGCCAG TATAAGaaatcagacagaaaatgacatcATCACAAGCATATCAAATGGGAGATTTGTGTGGATTGGTCTGTACCGGAATAACCTGTGGTCTGATGGGAGCACCTCTCTGTTTCGAAACTGGGCCGCTGGACAGCCAGACTCTGGGACAGATAACTGTTTCACCACATCATTCAGTGGCTCAGGACAGTGGTCAGATGATGATTGCTCCCTCAGCTTGCCATTCATCTGTTTCAGAACAA TTCCACCCAACGCAGAAGGCTTCAGATCAACAGGACAAGATGAGACCAGTATCactctgcagtggaataaaGTCAACAACAATGTCAGCTATATTCTCCAGTTTGATGGGACAGAGATAAACATCACTGCACCAGATGGAGATGGACCAGTAACTCACACAGTCTCATCTCTCACTGCTGGAACCAAAtacacattcactctcttctctgtgtttgaggacGTCAGAAGCAGTGGAGTAAGCTTTACTGCAGTCACTG TTCCTTCAAATGCAGGAGGCTTCAGGTCAACAGGACAAGATGAGACCAGTATCactctgcagtggaataaaGTCAACAACAATGTCAGCTTTACTCTCCAGTTTGATGGTACAGAGATAAACATCACTGCACCAGATGGAGATGGACCAGTAACTCACACAGTCTCATCTCTCACTGCTGCAACCAAAtacacattcactctcttctctgtgtttgaggacGTCAGAAGCAGTGGAGTAAGCGTTACTGCAGTCACTG ctcctTCAAACACAGGAGGCTTCAGGTCAACAGGACAAGATGAGACCAGTATCactctgcagtggaataaaGTCAACAACAATGTCAGCTTTACTCTCCAGTTTGATGGAACAGAGATAAACATCACTGCACCAGATGGAGATGGACCAGTAACTCACACAGTCTCATCTCTCACTGCTGGAACCAAAtacacattcactctcttctctgtgtttgaggacGTCAGAAGCAGTGGAGTAAGCGTTACTGCAGTCACTG ctcctTCAAACACAGGAGGCTTCAGGTCAACAGGACAAGATGAGACCAGTATCactctgcagtggaataaaGTCAACAACAATGTCAGCTTTACTCTCCAGTTTGATGGAACAGAGATAAACATCACTGCACCAGATGGAGATGGACCAGTAACTCACACAGTCTCATCTCTCACTGCTGGAACCAAAtacacattcactctcttctctgtgtttgaggacGTCAGAAGCAGTGGAGTAAGCGTTACTGCAGTCACTG ctcctTCAAACACAGGAGGCTTCAGGTCAACAGGACAAGATGAGACCAGTATCactctgcagtggaataaaGTCAACAACAATGTCAGCTTTACTCTCCAGTTTGATGGAACAGAGATAAACATCACTGCACCAGATGGAGATGGACCAGTAACTCACACAGTCTCATCTCTCACTGCTGGAACCAAAtacacattcactctcttctctgtgtttgaggacGTCAGAAGCAGTGGAGTAAGTGTTACTGCAGTCACTG ctcctTCAAACACAGGAGGCTTCAGATCAACAGGACAAGATGAGACCAGTATCactctgcagtggaataaaGTCAACAACAATGTCAGCTTTACTCTCCAGTTTGATGGAACAGAGATAAACATCACTGCACCAGATGGAGATGGACCAGTAACTCACACAGTCTCATCTCTCACTGCTGGAACCAAAtacacattcactctcttctctgtgtttgaggacGTCAGAAGCAGTGGAGTAAGCGTTACTGCAGTCACTG ctcctTCAAACACAGGAGGCTTCAGGTCAACAGGACAAGATGAGACCAGTATCactctgcagtggaataaaGTCAACAACAATGTCAGCTTTACTCTCCAGTTTGATGGAACAGAGATAAACATCACTGCACCAGATGGAGATGGACCAGTAACTCACACAATCTCATCTCTCACTGCTGGAACCAAAtacacattcactctcttctctgtgtttgaggacGTCAGAAGCAGTGGAGTAAGTGTTACTGCAGTCACTG ctcctTCAAACACAGGAGGCTTCAGATCAACAGGACAAGATGAGACCAGTATCactctgcagtggaataaaGTCAACAACAATGTCAGCTTTACTCTCCAGTTTGATGGAACAGAGATAAACATCACTGCACCAGATGGAGATGGACCAGTAACTCACACAGTCTCATCTCTCACTGCTGGAACCAAAtacacattcactctcttctctgtgtttgaggacGTCAGAAGCAGTGGAGTAAGCGTTACTGCAGTCACTG ctcctTCAAACACAGGAGGCTTCAGGTCAACAGGACAAGATGAGACCAGTATCactctgcagtggaataaaGTCAACAACAATGTCAGCTTTACTCTCCAGTTTGATGGAACAGAGATAAACATCACTGCACCAGATGGAGATGGACCAGTAACTCACACAGTCTCATCTCTCACTGCTGGAACCAAAtacacattcactctcttctctgtgtttgaggacGTCAGAAGCAGTGGAGTAAGCGTTACTGCAGTCACTG ctcctTCAAACACAGGAGGCTTCAGGTCAACAGGACAAGATGAGACCAGTATCactctgcagtggaataaaGTCAACAACAATGTCAGCTTTACTCTCCAGTTTGATGGAACAGAGATAAACATCACTGCACCAGATGGAGATGGACCAGTAACTCACACAGTCTCATCTCTCACTGCTGGAACCAAAtacacattcactctcttctctgtgtttgaggacGTCAGAAGCAGTGGAGTAAGTGTTACTGCAGTCACTG ctcctTCAAACACAGGAGGCTTCAGATCAACAGGACAAGATGAGACCAGTATCactctgcagtggaataaaGTCAACAACAATGTCAGCTTTACTCTCCAGTTTGATGGAACAGAGATAAACATCACTGCACCAGATGGAGATGGACCAGTAACTCACACAGTCTCATCTCTCACTGCTGGAACCAAAtacacattcactctcttctctgtgtttgaggacGTCAGAAGCAGTGGAGTAAGCGTTACTGCAGTCACTG ctcctTCAAACACAGGAGGCTTCAGGTCAACAGGACAAGATGAGACCAGTATCactctgcagtggaataaaGTCAACAACAATGTCAGCTTTACTCTCCAGTTTGATGGAACAGAGATAAACATCACTGCACCAGATGGAGATGGACCAGTAACTCACACAATCTCATCTCTCACTGCTGGAACCAAAtacacattcactctcttctctgtgtttgaggacGTCAGAAGCAGTGGAGTAAGTGTTACTGCAGTCACTG ctcctTCAAACACAGGAGGCTTCAGATCAACAGGACAAGATGAGACCAGTATCactctgcagtggaataaaGTCAACAACAATGTCAGCTTTACTCTCCAGTTTGATGGAACAGAGATAAACATCACTGCACCAGATGGAGATGGACCAGTAACTCACACAGTCTCATCTCTCACTGCTGGAACCAAAtacacattcactctcttctctgtgtttgaggacGTCAGAAGCAGTGGAGTAAGCGTTACTGCAGTCACTG ctcctTCAAATGCAGGAAACTTCAGGTCAACAGGACAAGATGAGACCAGTATCactctgcagtggaataaaGTCAACAACAATGTCAGCTATATTCTCCAGTTCGATGGTACAGAGATAAACATCACTGCACCAGATGGAGATGGACCAGTAACTCACACAGTCTCATCTCTCACTGCTGGAACCAAAtacacattcactctcttctctgtgctTGAGGACATCAGAAGCAGTGGAGTAAGCTTTACTGCAGTCACTG ctcctTCAAACACAGGAGGCTTCAGGTCAACAGGACAAGATGAGACCAGTATCactctgcagtggaataaaGTCAACAACAATGTCAGCTTTACTCTCCAGTTTGATGGTACAGAGATAAACATCACTGCACCAGATGGAGATGGACCAGTAACTCACACAGTCTCATCTCTCACTGCTGGAACCAAAtacacattcactctcttctctgtgtttgaggacGTCAGAAGCAGTGGAGTAAGCGTTACTGCAGTCACTG ctcctTCAAACACAGGAGGCTTCAGGTCAACAGGACAAGATGAGACCAGTATCactctgcagtggaataaaGTCAACAACAATGTCAGCTTTACTCTCCAGTTTGATGGAACAGAGATAAACATCACTGCACCAGATGGAGATGGACCAGTAACTCACACAGTCTCATCTCTCACTGCTGGAACCAAAtacacattcactctcttctctgtgtttgaggacATCAGAAGCAGTGGAGTAAGCTTTACTGCAGTCACTG
- the LOC108888791 gene encoding uncharacterized protein LOC108888791 isoform X42: protein MMFSSEVYNMDYGLIIFLLTGALVSVASAQTRQYHFVSTPLNWTEAQSFCRQVYTDLATIENTADVSAVNATTSNYTGQAWIGLYDDLVNSWRWSLDNSSFYGEGETEFRNWDLNPVQPNNQLGQQYCVVLYGGRLGTWGDTECSMELQFVCYAGIENGTLVYVIIDNQVNWTQAQRFCRENYVDLASIRNQTENDIITSISNGRFVWIGLYRNNLWSDGSTSLFRNWAAGQPDSGTDNCFTTSFSGSGQWSDDDCSLSLPFICFRTIPPNAEGFRSTGQDETSITLQWNKVNNNVSYILQFDGTEINITAPDGDGPVTHTVSSLTAGTKYTFTLFSVFEDVRSSGVSFTAVTVPSNAGGFRSTGQDETSITLQWNKVNNNVSFTLQFDGTEINITAPDGDGPVTHTVSSLTAATKYTFTLFSVFEDVRSSGVSVTAVTAPSNTGGFRSTGQDETSITLQWNKVNNNVSFTLQFDGTEINITAPDGDGPVTHTVSSLTAGTKYTFTLFSVFEDVRSSGVSVTAVTAPSNTGGFRSTGQDETSITLQWNKVNNNVSFTLQFDGTEINITAPDGDGPVTHTVSSLTAGTKYTFTLFSVFEDVRSSGVSVTAVTAPSNTGGFRSTGQDETSITLQWNKVNNNVSFTLQFDGTEINITAPDGDGPVTHTVSSLTAGTKYTFTLFSVFEDVRSSGVSVTAVTAPSNTGGFRSTGQDETSITLQWNKVNNNVSFTLQFDGTEINITAPDGDGPVTHTVSSLTAGTKYTFTLFSVFEDVRSSGVSVTAVTAPSNTGGFRSTGQDETSITLQWNKVNNNVSFTLQFDGTEINITAPDGDGPVTHTISSLTAGTKYTFTLFSVFEDVRSSGVSVTAVTAPSNTGGFRSTGQDETSITLQWNKVNNNVSFTLQFDGTEINITAPDGDGPVTHTVSSLTAGTKYTFTLFSVFEDVRSSGVSVTAVTAPSNTGGFRSTGQDETSITLQWNKVNNNVSFTLQFDGTEINITAPDGDGPVTHTVSSLTAGTKYTFTLFSVFEDVRSSGVSVTAVTAPSNTGGFRSTGQDETSITLQWNKVNNNVSFTLQFDGTEINITAPDGDGPVTHTVSSLTAGTKYTFTLFSVFEDVRSSGVSVTAVTAPSNTGGFRSTGQDETSITLQWNKVNNNVSFTLQFDGTEINITAPDGDGPVTHTVSSLTAGTKYTFTLFSVFEDVRSSGVSVTAVTAPSNAGNFRSTGQDETSITLQWNKVNNNVSYILQFDGTEINITAPDGDGPVTHTVSSLTAGTKYTFTLFSVLEDIRSSGVSFTAVTAPSNTGGFRSTGQDETSITLQWNKVNNNVSFTLQFDGTEINITAPDGDGPVTHTVSSLTAGTKYTFTLFSVFEDVRSSGVSVTAVTAPSNTGGFRSTGQDETSITLQWNKVNNNVSFTLQFDGTEINITAPDGDGPVTHTVSSLTAGTKYTFTLFSVFEDIRSSGVSFTAVTAPSNAGNFRSTGQDETSITLQWNKVNNNVSYILQFDGTEINITAPDGDGPVTHTVSSLTAGTKYTFTLFSVFEDVRSSGVSFTAVTGEILNFFSVLLM from the exons ATGATG ttttcttCAGAGGTTTATAACATGGATTATGGGCTGATCATCTTTTTGCTCACAG gaGCATTGGTCAGTGTTGCCTCTGCCCAAACTCGTCAGTATCACTTTGTGAGCACGCCACTGAACtggactgaagctcagagctTCTGCCGACAGGTCTATACTGACCTGGCCACCATagaaaacacagctgatgtCAGTGCCGTTAATGCTACTACATCAAACTACACAG GCCAGGCTTGGATAGGTCTCTATGATGATTTGGTAAACAGCTGGAGATGGTCCCTGGATAACAGCAGCTTCTAtggagaaggagaaacagagtTTAGAAATTGGGATTTGAATCCTGTTCAGCCCAACAATCAACTAGGACAACAGTACTGTGTGGTATTATATGGTGGCCGTTTGGGCACATGGGGAGACACTGAATGCAGCATGGAACTTCAGTTTGTGTGCTATGCTG GCATAGAAAATGGCACACTGGTCTATGTTATAATTGACAATCAGGTGAATTGGACTCAAGCTCAGAGATTCTGCAGGGAGAATTATGTTGACCTAGCCAG TATAAGaaatcagacagaaaatgacatcATCACAAGCATATCAAATGGGAGATTTGTGTGGATTGGTCTGTACCGGAATAACCTGTGGTCTGATGGGAGCACCTCTCTGTTTCGAAACTGGGCCGCTGGACAGCCAGACTCTGGGACAGATAACTGTTTCACCACATCATTCAGTGGCTCAGGACAGTGGTCAGATGATGATTGCTCCCTCAGCTTGCCATTCATCTGTTTCAGAACAA TTCCACCCAACGCAGAAGGCTTCAGATCAACAGGACAAGATGAGACCAGTATCactctgcagtggaataaaGTCAACAACAATGTCAGCTATATTCTCCAGTTTGATGGGACAGAGATAAACATCACTGCACCAGATGGAGATGGACCAGTAACTCACACAGTCTCATCTCTCACTGCTGGAACCAAAtacacattcactctcttctctgtgtttgaggacGTCAGAAGCAGTGGAGTAAGCTTTACTGCAGTCACTG TTCCTTCAAATGCAGGAGGCTTCAGGTCAACAGGACAAGATGAGACCAGTATCactctgcagtggaataaaGTCAACAACAATGTCAGCTTTACTCTCCAGTTTGATGGTACAGAGATAAACATCACTGCACCAGATGGAGATGGACCAGTAACTCACACAGTCTCATCTCTCACTGCTGCAACCAAAtacacattcactctcttctctgtgtttgaggacGTCAGAAGCAGTGGAGTAAGCGTTACTGCAGTCACTG ctcctTCAAACACAGGAGGCTTCAGGTCAACAGGACAAGATGAGACCAGTATCactctgcagtggaataaaGTCAACAACAATGTCAGCTTTACTCTCCAGTTTGATGGAACAGAGATAAACATCACTGCACCAGATGGAGATGGACCAGTAACTCACACAGTCTCATCTCTCACTGCTGGAACCAAAtacacattcactctcttctctgtgtttgaggacGTCAGAAGCAGTGGAGTAAGCGTTACTGCAGTCACTG ctcctTCAAACACAGGAGGCTTCAGGTCAACAGGACAAGATGAGACCAGTATCactctgcagtggaataaaGTCAACAACAATGTCAGCTTTACTCTCCAGTTTGATGGAACAGAGATAAACATCACTGCACCAGATGGAGATGGACCAGTAACTCACACAGTCTCATCTCTCACTGCTGGAACCAAAtacacattcactctcttctctgtgtttgaggacGTCAGAAGCAGTGGAGTAAGCGTTACTGCAGTCACTG ctcctTCAAACACAGGAGGCTTCAGGTCAACAGGACAAGATGAGACCAGTATCactctgcagtggaataaaGTCAACAACAATGTCAGCTTTACTCTCCAGTTTGATGGAACAGAGATAAACATCACTGCACCAGATGGAGATGGACCAGTAACTCACACAGTCTCATCTCTCACTGCTGGAACCAAAtacacattcactctcttctctgtgtttgaggacGTCAGAAGCAGTGGAGTAAGTGTTACTGCAGTCACTG ctcctTCAAACACAGGAGGCTTCAGATCAACAGGACAAGATGAGACCAGTATCactctgcagtggaataaaGTCAACAACAATGTCAGCTTTACTCTCCAGTTTGATGGAACAGAGATAAACATCACTGCACCAGATGGAGATGGACCAGTAACTCACACAGTCTCATCTCTCACTGCTGGAACCAAAtacacattcactctcttctctgtgtttgaggacGTCAGAAGCAGTGGAGTAAGCGTTACTGCAGTCACTG ctcctTCAAACACAGGAGGCTTCAGGTCAACAGGACAAGATGAGACCAGTATCactctgcagtggaataaaGTCAACAACAATGTCAGCTTTACTCTCCAGTTTGATGGAACAGAGATAAACATCACTGCACCAGATGGAGATGGACCAGTAACTCACACAATCTCATCTCTCACTGCTGGAACCAAAtacacattcactctcttctctgtgtttgaggacGTCAGAAGCAGTGGAGTAAGTGTTACTGCAGTCACTG ctcctTCAAACACAGGAGGCTTCAGATCAACAGGACAAGATGAGACCAGTATCactctgcagtggaataaaGTCAACAACAATGTCAGCTTTACTCTCCAGTTTGATGGAACAGAGATAAACATCACTGCACCAGATGGAGATGGACCAGTAACTCACACAGTCTCATCTCTCACTGCTGGAACCAAAtacacattcactctcttctctgtgtttgaggacGTCAGAAGCAGTGGAGTAAGCGTTACTGCAGTCACTG ctcctTCAAACACAGGAGGCTTCAGGTCAACAGGACAAGATGAGACCAGTATCactctgcagtggaataaaGTCAACAACAATGTCAGCTTTACTCTCCAGTTTGATGGAACAGAGATAAACATCACTGCACCAGATGGAGATGGACCAGTAACTCACACAGTCTCATCTCTCACTGCTGGAACCAAAtacacattcactctcttctctgtgtttgaggacGTCAGAAGCAGTGGAGTAAGCGTTACTGCAGTCACTG ctcctTCAAACACAGGAGGCTTCAGGTCAACAGGACAAGATGAGACCAGTATCactctgcagtggaataaaGTCAACAACAATGTCAGCTTTACTCTCCAGTTTGATGGAACAGAGATAAACATCACTGCACCAGATGGAGATGGACCAGTAACTCACACAGTCTCATCTCTCACTGCTGGAACCAAAtacacattcactctcttctctgtgtttgaggacGTCAGAAGCAGTGGAGTAAGCGTTACTGCAGTCACTG ctcctTCAAACACAGGAGGCTTCAGATCAACAGGACAAGATGAGACCAGTATCactctgcagtggaataaaGTCAACAACAATGTCAGCTTTACTCTCCAGTTTGATGGAACAGAGATAAACATCACTGCACCAGATGGAGATGGACCAGTAACTCACACAGTCTCATCTCTCACTGCTGGAACCAAAtacacattcactctcttctctgtgtttgaggacGTCAGAAGCAGTGGAGTAAGCGTTACTGCAGTCACTG ctcctTCAAATGCAGGAAACTTCAGGTCAACAGGACAAGATGAGACCAGTATCactctgcagtggaataaaGTCAACAACAATGTCAGCTATATTCTCCAGTTCGATGGTACAGAGATAAACATCACTGCACCAGATGGAGATGGACCAGTAACTCACACAGTCTCATCTCTCACTGCTGGAACCAAAtacacattcactctcttctctgtgctTGAGGACATCAGAAGCAGTGGAGTAAGCTTTACTGCAGTCACTG ctcctTCAAACACAGGAGGCTTCAGGTCAACAGGACAAGATGAGACCAGTATCactctgcagtggaataaaGTCAACAACAATGTCAGCTTTACTCTCCAGTTTGATGGTACAGAGATAAACATCACTGCACCAGATGGAGATGGACCAGTAACTCACACAGTCTCATCTCTCACTGCTGGAACCAAAtacacattcactctcttctctgtgtttgaggacGTCAGAAGCAGTGGAGTAAGCGTTACTGCAGTCACTG ctcctTCAAACACAGGAGGCTTCAGGTCAACAGGACAAGATGAGACCAGTATCactctgcagtggaataaaGTCAACAACAATGTCAGCTTTACTCTCCAGTTTGATGGAACAGAGATAAACATCACTGCACCAGATGGAGATGGACCAGTAACTCACACAGTCTCATCTCTCACTGCTGGAACCAAAtacacattcactctcttctctgtgtttgaggacATCAGAAGCAGTGGAGTAAGCTTTACTGCAGTCACTG